A region from the Silene latifolia isolate original U9 population chromosome 7, ASM4854445v1, whole genome shotgun sequence genome encodes:
- the LOC141592307 gene encoding glycoprotein 3-alpha-L-fucosyltransferase A-like isoform X1, with product MAPKPAAAAGNDNSSNSRKKCYTAMPIFIALVVIAEIAFLGRLDMAKNAALVNSWADSLLNRHSSPDSAAFVVPQHNTCETWLLKQDALPYSRNFDKDPVLVAGAEQDWNSCSVGCKFGYEPGKKADAAFGWPQEHGTASILRSMESAQYYAENNIANARRRGYDIIMTTSLSSDVPVGYFSWSEYDIMAPVQQKTEKALAAAFISNCGARNFRLQALEGLEKSGITIDSYGGCHRNRDGRVDKVEALKHYRFSLAFENSNEEDYVTEKFFQSLVAGTVPVVVGAPNIEDFAPSPGSVLHIKEIDDIAVVAKKMNFLAENPDAYNQSLRWKYEGPSDSFKALVDMAAVHSSCRLCILLATRIRENEEKSVESEKRPCKCSQGSETIYHVYVRERGTFEMESIFLRSSNLTLEALKSAVLKKFDYLRHVPIWKPERPESIRGNNLRVYKIYPLGLTQRQALYSFTFPGPREFRSHIEANPCSKFEVIFV from the exons ATGGCACCAAAACCGGCAGCAGCTGCTGGTAACGATAATTCAAGCAACTCAAGGAAGAAATGTTACACTGCAATGCCCATTTTCATAGCCTTAGTCGTAATTGCAGAGATCGCTTTCTTAGGTCGTCTAGACATGGCTAAAAACGCTGCCTTGGTTAATTCCTGGGCCGATTCCCTCTTAAACCGTCATTCTTCTCCCGACTCAGCCGCCTTCGTTGTGCCACAACACAATACTTGTGAGACCTGGCTTCTTAAGCAAGATGCCTTGCCTTACTCTAGAAACTTTGATAAAGATCCCGTCCTCGTTGCTGGCGCTGAGCAG GATTGGAACTCTTGCTCAGTGGGATGCAAGTTTGGATATGAGCCTGGCAAGAAGGCCGATGCTGCATTCGGCTGGCCTCAAGAGCATGGAACAGCTTCTATATTGCGATCTATGGAATCAGCTCAATACTATGCAGAAAATAATATTGCCAATGCACGACG GAGGGGCTATGATATCATTATGACAACTAGTCTATCTTCTGATGTTCCAGTCGGATATTTCTCTTGGTCAGAGTATGATATCATGGCGCCAGTGCAGCAGAAAACGGAGAAAGCTTTGGCCGCAGCCTTCATCTCTAATTGCGGTGCTCGCAATTTCCGTCTTCAAGCACTTGAAGGGCTTGAGAAGAGCGGGATAACGATAGACTCTTATGGTGGTTGTCACCGGAACCGTGATGGAAGAG TTGACAAGGTAGAAGCTCTGAAGCACTATAGATTCAGCTTGGCCTTTGAGAATTCAAATGAGGAGGACTATGTGACTGAGAAATTCTTCCAGTCGCTTGTTGCTG GGACTGTCCCTGTAGTTGTTGGTGCTCCTAACATTGAAGACTTTGCACCTTCCCCCGGCTCAGTGCTGCACATAAAAGAGATAGACGATATTGCTGTAGTTGCCAAGAAGATGAACTTTCTTGCTGAAAATCCAGATGCATATAACCAGTCATTAAG ATGGAAGTACGAGGGGCCATCTGACTCGTTCAAGGCCCTTGTTGACATGGCTGCAGTTCACTCGTCCTGCCGCCTTTGCATTCTTCTAGCTACTAGAATCCGGGAAAACGAGGAAAAAAGTGTAGAATCTGAGAAACGTCCTTGCAAGTGTTCCCAAGGCTCAGAAACTATTTATCATGTATATGTGAGAGAGAGAGGGACATTTGAGATGGAGTCCATTTTTTTGAG GTCTAGCAATTTGACACTAGAGGCCTTGAAGTCTGCAGTGCTGAAGAAGTTTGATTACTTGAGACATGTGCCCATTTGGAAACCCGAAAGGCCTGAAAGTATACGAGGAAACAACCTTCGAGTTTACAAAATATATCCGCTTGGCTTGACCCAAAGGCAAGCTTTGTATAGCTTCACATTCCCAGGTCCAAGGGAATTTAGGAGTCATATAGAAGCAAATCCGTGTTCCAAGTTTGAGGTCATATTTGTTTAA
- the LOC141592307 gene encoding glycoprotein 3-alpha-L-fucosyltransferase A-like isoform X2: MPCLTLETLIKIPSSLLALSRIGTLAQWDASLDMSLARRPMLHSAGLKSMEQLLYCDLWNQLNTMQKIILPMHDGGRGYDIIMTTSLSSDVPVGYFSWSEYDIMAPVQQKTEKALAAAFISNCGARNFRLQALEGLEKSGITIDSYGGCHRNRDGRVDKVEALKHYRFSLAFENSNEEDYVTEKFFQSLVAGTVPVVVGAPNIEDFAPSPGSVLHIKEIDDIAVVAKKMNFLAENPDAYNQSLRWKYEGPSDSFKALVDMAAVHSSCRLCILLATRIRENEEKSVESEKRPCKCSQGSETIYHVYVRERGTFEMESIFLRSSNLTLEALKSAVLKKFDYLRHVPIWKPERPESIRGNNLRVYKIYPLGLTQRQALYSFTFPGPREFRSHIEANPCSKFEVIFV, translated from the exons ATGCCTTGCCTTACTCTAGAAACTTTGATAAAGATCCCGTCCTCGTTGCTGGCGCTGAGCAG GATTGGAACTCTTGCTCAGTGGGATGCAAGTTTGGATATGAGCCTGGCAAGAAGGCCGATGCTGCATTCGGCTGGCCTCAAGAGCATGGAACAGCTTCTATATTGCGATCTATGGAATCAGCTCAATACTATGCAGAAAATAATATTGCCAATGCACGACGGTGG GAGGGGCTATGATATCATTATGACAACTAGTCTATCTTCTGATGTTCCAGTCGGATATTTCTCTTGGTCAGAGTATGATATCATGGCGCCAGTGCAGCAGAAAACGGAGAAAGCTTTGGCCGCAGCCTTCATCTCTAATTGCGGTGCTCGCAATTTCCGTCTTCAAGCACTTGAAGGGCTTGAGAAGAGCGGGATAACGATAGACTCTTATGGTGGTTGTCACCGGAACCGTGATGGAAGAG TTGACAAGGTAGAAGCTCTGAAGCACTATAGATTCAGCTTGGCCTTTGAGAATTCAAATGAGGAGGACTATGTGACTGAGAAATTCTTCCAGTCGCTTGTTGCTG GGACTGTCCCTGTAGTTGTTGGTGCTCCTAACATTGAAGACTTTGCACCTTCCCCCGGCTCAGTGCTGCACATAAAAGAGATAGACGATATTGCTGTAGTTGCCAAGAAGATGAACTTTCTTGCTGAAAATCCAGATGCATATAACCAGTCATTAAG ATGGAAGTACGAGGGGCCATCTGACTCGTTCAAGGCCCTTGTTGACATGGCTGCAGTTCACTCGTCCTGCCGCCTTTGCATTCTTCTAGCTACTAGAATCCGGGAAAACGAGGAAAAAAGTGTAGAATCTGAGAAACGTCCTTGCAAGTGTTCCCAAGGCTCAGAAACTATTTATCATGTATATGTGAGAGAGAGAGGGACATTTGAGATGGAGTCCATTTTTTTGAG GTCTAGCAATTTGACACTAGAGGCCTTGAAGTCTGCAGTGCTGAAGAAGTTTGATTACTTGAGACATGTGCCCATTTGGAAACCCGAAAGGCCTGAAAGTATACGAGGAAACAACCTTCGAGTTTACAAAATATATCCGCTTGGCTTGACCCAAAGGCAAGCTTTGTATAGCTTCACATTCCCAGGTCCAAGGGAATTTAGGAGTCATATAGAAGCAAATCCGTGTTCCAAGTTTGAGGTCATATTTGTTTAA